Proteins from a genomic interval of Cupriavidus pauculus:
- a CDS encoding hydroxyacid dehydrogenase, with amino-acid sequence MTAVKKPALLVTGNDLAPQALALLNDFEVSFAGKQCSEDTVVALARATDPVAIIVRYGKIGASVMDAAPSLKVISKHGSGIDVIDQQAAAARGIAVRAAVGANAAAVAEHAWALILACAKAVPHLNDRMRAGHWDKSIHKTIELNGRTLGLVGLGEIGRRAAVTGVALGMRVIAFDPYAKTVPDGVTRVDDLHDLYRQSDVVSLHCPLTDENRGMLNRDTLALFKDGAILVNTARGGLIDEAALAEALTSGKLYAAGLDSFAVEPMPVPHPFQQVPNLILSPHIGGVSDAAYVNMGVGAARNVLAALQEAAAAA; translated from the coding sequence GTGACCGCCGTGAAAAAGCCCGCGCTGCTGGTGACCGGCAACGACCTGGCGCCGCAGGCGCTGGCGCTGCTGAACGATTTCGAGGTCAGCTTTGCCGGCAAGCAGTGCAGCGAGGACACCGTGGTGGCGCTGGCCAGGGCCACGGACCCGGTGGCGATCATCGTCCGCTACGGCAAGATCGGCGCCTCCGTGATGGACGCCGCGCCGTCGCTGAAGGTCATCTCGAAGCACGGCAGCGGCATCGACGTGATCGACCAGCAGGCCGCCGCCGCGCGCGGCATCGCGGTCCGGGCGGCGGTGGGGGCCAACGCGGCCGCCGTGGCCGAGCACGCCTGGGCGCTGATCTTGGCCTGCGCCAAGGCGGTGCCGCACCTGAACGACCGCATGCGCGCCGGCCATTGGGACAAGTCGATCCACAAGACCATTGAGCTGAACGGCCGCACGCTGGGCCTGGTGGGGCTGGGCGAGATCGGCCGGCGGGCGGCCGTCACTGGCGTGGCGCTGGGCATGCGGGTCATCGCGTTCGATCCGTACGCGAAGACGGTGCCCGATGGCGTGACGCGGGTGGACGACCTGCACGACCTGTACCGCCAGTCGGACGTCGTGTCGCTGCACTGCCCACTGACCGACGAGAACCGCGGCATGCTGAACCGCGACACGCTGGCGCTGTTCAAGGACGGCGCGATCCTGGTGAACACGGCGCGGGGCGGCCTGATCGACGAGGCGGCGCTGGCCGAGGCGCTGACCAGCGGCAAGCTCTACGCGGCCGGGCTCGACAGCTTTGCCGTGGAGCCGATGCCCGTGCCGCACCCGTTCCAGCAGGTGCCGAACCTGATTCTTTCGCCCCATATCGGCGGCGTCAGCGACGCGGCCTACGTGAACATGGGCGTGGGGGCGGCCCGCAACGTGCTGGCCGCCTTGCAGGAAGCGGCCGCGGCGGCCTGA
- a CDS encoding RraA family protein, translating into MSQAKASPAIRRDYPRVSPELVERASTFQAAILADVVGRRGTMNARVQGLSPAMKVCGPALTVEVRPGDNLMFHVALAIAQPGDVIVVDGKGDQTAALCGEIMATQAQASGVAGFVIDAAVRDSHELASGPFPVFSAGTNPCGPTKAIGGLVNWPAAVAGVAVNPGDLIVGDADGVVVIPREDVPAILELAQKKVDIEARRIAAIRAGELRPGWLDKELRAAGVLAEGESL; encoded by the coding sequence ATGAGCCAAGCCAAAGCGTCCCCCGCGATCCGTCGCGACTATCCGCGCGTGTCGCCCGAACTGGTCGAGCGCGCCTCGACATTCCAGGCCGCCATCCTGGCCGACGTGGTCGGCCGCCGTGGCACGATGAACGCCCGCGTGCAGGGCCTGTCGCCCGCGATGAAGGTGTGCGGCCCGGCGCTGACCGTCGAGGTCCGGCCCGGCGACAACCTGATGTTCCACGTCGCGCTGGCCATCGCCCAGCCCGGCGACGTGATCGTCGTGGACGGCAAGGGCGACCAGACCGCCGCGCTGTGCGGCGAAATCATGGCCACGCAGGCGCAGGCGTCTGGCGTGGCCGGCTTCGTGATCGACGCCGCCGTGCGCGATTCGCACGAACTGGCCAGCGGCCCGTTCCCGGTGTTCTCGGCCGGCACCAACCCGTGCGGGCCCACCAAGGCCATCGGCGGGCTTGTGAACTGGCCGGCCGCCGTGGCCGGCGTGGCGGTCAACCCGGGCGACCTGATCGTCGGCGATGCCGACGGCGTGGTGGTCATTCCGCGCGAGGACGTGCCGGCCATTCTGGAACTGGCGCAGAAGAAGGTTGATATCGAGGCCAGGCGCATCGCGGCAATCCGGGCCGGCGAACTGCGTCCGGGCTGGCTGGACAAGGAACTGCGCGCCGCCGGCGTGCTGGCCGAAGGGGAATCGCTGTGA
- a CDS encoding tripartite tricarboxylate transporter substrate binding protein — MRAVRPLFFSMCALAAALAVTAAPARAAWPDDRPIEVYVGFAAGGGTDLLARAMTPFLQKHLGGKARIVVVNKPGASGEIAYSALSRAAADGYTIGIVSTPSLLTIPIQRKPKYDPAAIVPLARVIDDPAMFVVAGDSKLASMADLVKQLKANPEGLSIGSNGIGTNGHMAALALQQATGAKVNHIPFAGTSQTKTSLLGHHIDLMAMSTTEFTEADRASKDVKVLAQLGAERRPGLVADVPTAREQKLDITISSERGFAAPRGLPPQIAKRLQDAIEATTKDPEFLARAVNEARGISYLSGAAWTQHMATQRGKFESLWKIAATK, encoded by the coding sequence ATGCGTGCAGTGCGACCCCTGTTCTTTTCGATGTGTGCCCTGGCGGCGGCGCTGGCCGTGACGGCCGCGCCGGCCCGTGCCGCGTGGCCGGACGACCGGCCCATCGAGGTCTACGTCGGGTTTGCCGCCGGCGGCGGCACCGACCTGCTGGCCCGGGCCATGACGCCGTTCCTGCAGAAGCACCTGGGCGGCAAGGCGCGCATCGTCGTCGTGAACAAGCCGGGCGCGTCGGGCGAGATCGCCTACTCGGCGCTGTCCCGCGCGGCGGCCGACGGCTACACGATCGGCATCGTGTCCACGCCGTCGCTGCTGACCATCCCCATCCAGCGCAAGCCGAAGTACGACCCGGCCGCCATCGTGCCGCTGGCGCGCGTGATCGACGATCCGGCCATGTTCGTGGTGGCCGGCGACAGCAAGCTGGCGTCGATGGCCGACCTCGTGAAGCAGCTCAAGGCCAACCCCGAGGGTCTGTCGATAGGCAGCAACGGCATCGGCACCAACGGCCACATGGCAGCGCTGGCGCTGCAGCAGGCCACGGGTGCCAAGGTCAACCACATCCCGTTTGCCGGCACGTCGCAGACCAAGACCAGCCTGCTGGGCCACCACATCGACCTGATGGCGATGAGCACGACCGAGTTCACCGAGGCCGACCGCGCGTCGAAGGACGTGAAGGTGCTGGCCCAGCTGGGCGCCGAGCGCCGCCCCGGCCTGGTGGCCGACGTGCCGACGGCCCGCGAGCAGAAGCTGGACATCACGATTTCGTCCGAGCGCGGCTTTGCCGCCCCGCGCGGCCTGCCGCCGCAGATCGCCAAGCGCCTGCAGGACGCCATCGAGGCCACCACAAAGGACCCCGAGTTCCTGGCCCGCGCCGTCAACGAGGCGCGCGGTATCTCGTATCTGTCCGGCGCGGCGTGGACGCAGCACATGGCCACGCAGCGCGGCAAGTTCGAAAGCCTCTGGAAGATCGCGGCCACGAAGTAG
- a CDS encoding IclR family transcriptional regulator, whose amino-acid sequence MSNHGVAAVEKALGLLDCFRLGATTMSLAQLATASGMHKTTVFRLLNSLERMSYVVRTADSRYALGPRLLYLGKLYEQSFQLGTVIEPVLQDLALATKESASYYVLHGDEQRMCLYRAEPSEGLRETRLPGTILPLDDTAIGSVLKYWGKDDASARREEPLPWFTSGFRDIYTAAFATPLFGAGDKFMAALTLSGPASRLEAANRADIARVQLVAAARLSRRLGASALWCEKVYGAAARASD is encoded by the coding sequence ATGAGTAATCACGGCGTGGCAGCGGTCGAGAAGGCACTCGGGCTGCTGGACTGTTTCCGGCTCGGCGCGACAACCATGTCGCTGGCGCAACTGGCCACCGCATCGGGCATGCACAAGACCACGGTCTTCCGGCTGCTGAATTCGCTGGAACGGATGAGCTACGTGGTGCGCACGGCCGACAGCCGCTACGCGCTGGGCCCGCGCCTGCTCTACCTGGGCAAGCTCTACGAGCAGTCGTTCCAGCTCGGCACCGTGATCGAGCCGGTGCTGCAGGACCTGGCGCTGGCGACGAAGGAAAGCGCGTCGTACTACGTGCTGCACGGCGACGAGCAGCGCATGTGCCTGTATCGCGCGGAGCCCAGCGAGGGCCTGCGCGAGACGCGGCTGCCGGGCACCATCCTGCCGCTCGACGACACGGCCATCGGATCGGTGCTGAAGTACTGGGGAAAGGACGATGCCAGCGCGCGCCGCGAGGAACCGCTGCCGTGGTTCACCTCGGGCTTCCGGGACATCTACACCGCCGCGTTTGCCACCCCGCTGTTCGGCGCCGGCGACAAGTTCATGGCCGCGCTGACGCTCTCCGGCCCCGCGTCCAGGCTGGAGGCGGCCAACCGTGCAGACATCGCCCGCGTGCAGCTCGTGGCCGCCGCCAGGCTGTCACGCCGGCTGGGTGCGAGCGCGTTGTGGTGCGAGAAGGTCTACGGCGCGGCGGCGCGCGCATCGGACTGA
- a CDS encoding DUF3597 domain-containing protein, which yields MSIFKDILNKLLHRGQSASAQTTATATPGATPGTTAPGASPAAPAPGATPPAGSAPAQGQQPLSQVDVEAVMDKAASEAGQPLNWRTSIVDTLKALGIDSSLEHRKALAKELNYTGDTNDSAAMNMWLHKRVMQELAANGGKLPKDLTD from the coding sequence ATGAGCATCTTCAAGGACATCCTGAACAAGCTGCTGCACCGCGGCCAGTCCGCCTCGGCGCAGACCACCGCTACGGCCACGCCCGGCGCCACGCCGGGCACCACGGCACCGGGCGCCAGCCCCGCCGCGCCGGCACCGGGTGCCACGCCCCCCGCTGGGAGTGCCCCGGCGCAGGGCCAGCAGCCGCTGTCGCAGGTGGACGTCGAGGCCGTCATGGACAAGGCCGCCAGCGAGGCCGGCCAGCCGTTGAACTGGCGCACGTCGATCGTCGACACGCTCAAGGCGCTGGGCATCGACAGCAGCCTGGAACACCGCAAGGCGCTGGCCAAGGAGCTGAACTACACCGGCGACACCAACGATTCGGCGGCCATGAACATGTGGCTCCACAAGCGCGTGATGCAGGAACTGGCGGCCAATGGCGGCAAGCTGCCGAAGGACCTGACCGACTGA
- a CDS encoding YihY/virulence factor BrkB family protein, whose protein sequence is MQRELMAGRSFGTFWVLLKDTFSAWLDDYAPSMGAALAYYTIFSVAPLLLIVISVAGLAFGAEAARGAVVDQIGGMVGEEGAKAIESMLVSLSSPEKGTLTALLSMVTLLVGATTVFAELQDALDRIWRVPERKKPSGIWELLRARVLSFGMILGIGFLLIVSLVASAALAAIGRYWSPMLGEGEAIGHLIDMALSFGLVTVVFAMIYKIMPHADVRWPDVWLGAVVTSVMFTVGKLLIGLYIGKTGVATGYGAAGSLVVVLVWVYYSAQIFLLGAEFTWLYANRFGSLRKRDTGGERQAPTRRA, encoded by the coding sequence ATGCAACGCGAGCTCATGGCCGGACGGTCATTCGGTACTTTCTGGGTCCTGCTCAAGGACACGTTTTCCGCCTGGCTGGACGACTACGCGCCCAGCATGGGCGCCGCGCTGGCGTACTACACGATCTTCTCGGTGGCGCCGCTGCTGCTGATCGTGATTTCGGTGGCGGGGCTGGCCTTTGGCGCCGAGGCCGCGCGCGGCGCCGTGGTCGACCAGATTGGCGGCATGGTGGGCGAGGAAGGTGCCAAGGCTATCGAAAGCATGCTGGTATCGCTCAGTTCGCCGGAAAAAGGCACGCTGACCGCGCTGCTGAGCATGGTGACGCTGCTGGTGGGCGCCACCACGGTGTTCGCGGAATTGCAGGACGCACTGGACCGCATCTGGCGCGTGCCGGAGCGCAAGAAGCCGTCGGGCATCTGGGAACTGCTGCGCGCCCGGGTGCTGTCGTTCGGCATGATCCTCGGCATCGGCTTCCTGCTGATCGTGTCGCTCGTGGCCAGCGCCGCGCTGGCCGCCATCGGGCGGTACTGGTCGCCGATGCTGGGCGAGGGCGAGGCCATCGGCCACCTGATCGACATGGCGCTGAGCTTCGGGCTGGTGACCGTGGTGTTCGCGATGATCTACAAGATCATGCCGCACGCCGATGTGCGCTGGCCCGACGTGTGGCTTGGCGCCGTGGTCACGTCGGTGATGTTCACGGTGGGCAAGCTGCTGATCGGGCTGTACATCGGCAAGACCGGCGTGGCCACCGGCTACGGCGCGGCCGGGTCGCTGGTGGTGGTGCTGGTGTGGGTCTACTACTCCGCGCAGATCTTCCTGCTGGGGGCCGAGTTCACGTGGCTCTATGCCAACCGGTTCGGATCGCTGCGCAAGCGCGACACCGGGGGCGAACGCCAGGCCCCCACGCGCCGCGCCTGA
- a CDS encoding DUF2945 domain-containing protein produces MATISKGDKVKWQTSQGQTEGTVTRKVTGTAKAGGHVAKASAKDPQYEVRSAKTGKKAIHKAGALKKAR; encoded by the coding sequence ATGGCGACGATCTCGAAGGGCGACAAGGTCAAGTGGCAGACCTCGCAGGGCCAGACCGAAGGCACCGTCACGCGCAAGGTGACCGGCACCGCCAAGGCGGGCGGCCACGTGGCCAAGGCGTCGGCCAAGGACCCGCAGTACGAGGTGCGCAGCGCCAAGACCGGCAAGAAGGCGATCCACAAGGCCGGGGCGCTGAAGAAGGCGCGCTGA
- a CDS encoding efflux transporter outer membrane subunit, translated as MTEQTQGRGRRATTLAAALAAMFGMAACAVGPDYRAPATAMPQVYPHAAALAAINEARPPVSLDTWWDGFADPQLTRIVQRALDQNLDLAASLARVEQARAAARFAGAELLPQASAYGDVTKQRQSLESPLGKIGSTLPGYTRGQTLYAVGAAATWEIDLAGGLRRGAEAADAEWQAAQASHVGVRILVAAEAADAYFRVRAAQDRIAIARQQETTDQRLLELVRLRLADGIGAERELAQAEARVAQTRVTIPPLRIELDTQLNRLDVLMGAQPGTYAAELREAPAALTVPQVALAQGPANLLQRRPDVIAAERRLAASNARIGVATAEYYPKLSLSALLGFESLSAGKLFTAQAFQPAATAGLRWRLFDFGRVDAEVAGANGAYAEALAGYRRAMLQATEDVENALVTLTQLDAQRVELDKEVSAHERARNASEEAYKGGAVSLFEVLEEDRQLLAARDQQARVRADNARAAVAAFRALGGGWS; from the coding sequence ATGACGGAGCAGACACAGGGCAGGGGGCGCCGCGCGACAACGCTGGCGGCGGCGTTGGCCGCGATGTTCGGCATGGCGGCGTGCGCGGTGGGCCCCGACTACCGGGCGCCCGCCACGGCCATGCCGCAGGTCTACCCGCACGCGGCCGCGCTGGCGGCGATCAACGAGGCACGGCCGCCGGTCTCGCTCGATACCTGGTGGGACGGGTTTGCCGATCCGCAGCTCACGCGGATCGTCCAGCGCGCGCTGGATCAGAACCTGGATCTGGCGGCGTCGCTGGCGCGGGTGGAGCAGGCGCGCGCGGCGGCCCGGTTTGCTGGCGCCGAACTGCTGCCGCAGGCCAGTGCCTACGGCGACGTCACGAAGCAGCGCCAGTCACTGGAAAGCCCGCTTGGCAAGATCGGCAGCACGCTGCCCGGCTACACGCGCGGGCAGACGCTCTACGCGGTGGGCGCGGCGGCCACGTGGGAAATCGACCTCGCGGGCGGGCTGCGGCGCGGCGCCGAGGCGGCCGATGCCGAGTGGCAGGCCGCGCAGGCCAGCCACGTGGGTGTGCGGATCCTGGTGGCCGCCGAAGCCGCCGACGCGTACTTCCGCGTGCGGGCCGCGCAGGACCGTATCGCCATCGCGCGGCAGCAGGAGACGACGGACCAGCGGCTGCTGGAACTGGTGCGGCTGCGGCTGGCCGATGGCATTGGCGCCGAGCGCGAACTGGCGCAGGCGGAAGCCCGCGTGGCGCAGACGCGCGTCACGATCCCGCCGTTGCGGATCGAACTGGACACGCAACTGAACCGGCTGGACGTGCTGATGGGCGCGCAGCCGGGCACCTATGCCGCTGAACTGCGCGAGGCGCCGGCGGCGCTGACGGTGCCGCAGGTGGCGCTGGCGCAGGGGCCGGCCAACCTGCTGCAACGGCGCCCCGACGTGATCGCGGCCGAGCGCCGGCTGGCGGCGTCGAACGCGCGGATCGGCGTGGCGACGGCCGAGTATTACCCCAAGCTGTCGCTGTCGGCGCTGCTGGGCTTCGAAAGCCTGTCGGCCGGCAAGCTGTTCACCGCGCAGGCATTCCAGCCCGCCGCCACGGCCGGCCTGCGCTGGCGGCTGTTCGATTTCGGCCGCGTGGACGCCGAGGTGGCCGGCGCCAACGGGGCCTACGCGGAAGCGCTGGCCGGGTATCGCCGGGCCATGCTGCAGGCCACCGAGGACGTGGAGAACGCGCTGGTCACGCTGACGCAGCTCGACGCCCAGCGGGTGGAACTCGACAAGGAGGTATCGGCGCACGAGCGGGCGCGCAATGCGTCCGAGGAGGCGTACAAGGGCGGCGCCGTCAGCCTGTTCGAGGTGCTGGAGGAAGACCGGCAACTGCTGGCCGCCCGCGACCAGCAGGCCCGCGTGCGCGCCGACAACGCACGCGCGGCGGTAGCGGCCTTCCGTGCGCTGGGCGGTGGCTGGTCGTAG
- a CDS encoding winged helix-turn-helix transcriptional regulator → MQKTAHKDGACPTARAIARVGDTWSVLILREAFYGTARFDDFQKRLGIAPNMLTRRLNSLVDEGLLARRPYCAHPPRDEYVLTARGRDFRPVLLTLMDWGDRHFADQTGTVRLVERQTGRTVRIALVDADTGQRITETDHYIAAGDAASPALRARLARSAPPGTPPASHPTPSSSPTSRA, encoded by the coding sequence ATGCAGAAAACCGCGCACAAGGACGGCGCCTGCCCGACGGCGCGGGCGATTGCACGGGTGGGCGACACGTGGTCGGTGCTGATCCTGCGCGAGGCGTTCTACGGCACCGCCCGCTTCGACGACTTCCAGAAGCGGCTCGGCATCGCGCCGAACATGCTGACCCGGCGGCTGAACAGCCTGGTCGACGAAGGATTGCTGGCGCGCCGCCCGTACTGCGCCCACCCGCCGCGCGACGAGTACGTGCTGACCGCCCGGGGCCGCGATTTCCGGCCCGTGCTGCTGACGCTGATGGACTGGGGCGACCGCCATTTCGCGGACCAGACCGGCACGGTGCGGCTGGTGGAGCGCCAGACCGGGCGCACCGTGCGCATCGCGCTGGTCGATGCCGATACGGGCCAGCGCATCACCGAGACCGACCACTACATCGCCGCCGGCGACGCCGCCAGCCCGGCCCTGCGCGCGCGGCTGGCACGTTCGGCCCCGCCCGGCACGCCGCCCGCATCGCATCCCACCCCTTCTTCATCCCCGACTTCCCGCGCCTGA